CCGCCGCCCCCTCCTGCTCCCGCAGCCGCCCGGCGACCAGCTCGTCGCAGGGCCCGTCCTCGGGCCAGAGGTCGAGCAGCGTCTCCCGCCGCTCGACGAAGAACTCGCCGTGCCGAACGCGGCGCACAACGTCGCGGTGCTGCCGTTCCAGCCGCCGCTGGGCCTCCTCGGCCCCCGCGGCGTCGGCCGGGAGGTCGGCGAGCGTCGAGCGCTCCTGATGCAGGATCTGCCCGCCGCAGTAGACGAGCGTCTCGACGAGCGGCTCGTCCTCGCCGCGGTGCTCCGACTGGACGTGGAAGACCGTCCCGTCGAACAGGACGTCGCTGTTGTGTCCCCGGGCCACGCGCGCTCCTCGCGGCCGCCGGCCGGGGCCGCCGCGCGGCGTCCCGAAGGCGCGCCGCCGGCCGCCCGGGGCCGGGCCGAGCGGCAACCACTTTCGCCCAACCCGCGCCGCGGGTCAACGAGCGCGCAAGAGGTCGGCCGCAGGCGTTGCCCCCCCGCCCCTCTGATCCGATAATTCCGCGCTTCCGGAGGCCGGGACCGGCGCCGGGCGGGAGGGACGCGATGAGCCGCATTCCGGTCGAGGAGGCGCTCGACACCTACAACATCGCCCTTTGGGGCGGCGGCTACTTCTCGATCAACAACGAAGGCGAGCTGACCGTCCGCCCGACGCGCGATCCGGAACGCGAGGTCGCGTTGCCGAAGCTCGTCGCCGAGATGCGCCGGCGCGGCCTCGAGACGCCGCTCCTGTTCCGCTTCCCGCAGATCGTCGCCAACCGCGTCGCCGAGCTCGTCGGCGCGTTCCGCGGCGCGATGGCCGAGTTCGGCTACGAAGGGGCGGAGTACCTCCCCGCCTTCCCGATGAAGGTCAACCAGCAGCGCGAGGTCGTGGACGCGCTGATCCAGGCCGGACGCGACTTCAAGATGGGGCTCGAGGCCGGCTCGCGCGCCGAGCTGATGGCCGCGCTGGCCCTCGACGTCTCGCCCGGCGCGCTGACGGTCGTCAACGGCTACAAGGACCTCGAGACGATGCGGCTCGCGATCCTCGGCGCCCGCTGCGGCCGCCGGGTCGTGATCGTGATCGAGAAGCAGTTCGAGATCGAGCCGCTGCTCCGCGCCTTCGAGGAGGCGGGGCCGGGGCCGCTCCCCGAGGTCGGCTTCCGCGTCCGCCTCTTCGCCCGCGGCGCCGGCAAGTGGTGGAAGTCGTCCGGCGTGACGGCCAAGTTCGGCCTGACGACCGAGGGGCTGCTCGAGGTCGTGCGGCGGCTGGCCGACGCGGGGCACCTCGACCGCGCCTCGATGGTCCACTTCCACATCGGCTCGCAGATCCCCGAGATCCGGCGCTTCAAGACCGCCTTCCGCGAGGCGGCCCGCTTCTACGCCAAGCTGCGGCGGCTCAACGTTCCGGTCTCGATCCTCGACGTCGGCGGCGGCCTCGCCGTGGACTACGACGGCTCGAAGACCGCCTCCGACGCGTCGATGAACTACTCCATCGCCGAGTACGCGAACGACGTCGTCTACGCGGTGAAGGAAGTCTGCGCCGAGGAGAAGGTGCCGCTGCCCTCGCTCGTCTCCGAGTCGGGGCGGGCGCTCGTCGCCTACCACTCGCTGCTCGTGGCCAACGTGCTGGGGCGGATCACCAGCGACGCGCCGCCGGAGCGGCTCGAGGCGTCGCTCAACGAGCCGCGCGTGGTCTCCGAGCTGCGCTCGATCGTGCGCGACATCAACGCCAAGAACTACCTCGAGTACTACCACGACGCCGGCGAGCTGCGCGAGGAGATGTCCACCCTCTTCGCCATCGGCATGATCTCGCTCGCCGACCGCTCGATGACCGAGGGGCTCTACTGGGAGGTCGCGCGGCGGGCCCTCGCCTTCGCCCGGCGGGAGAAGGTGCCGCTCGAGGAGTTCGAGGAGCTGGAGCGGGCGCTGCACGAGAAGTACGTCGTCAACTTCTCGGTCTTCCAGAGCACGCCGGACCACTGGGCGCTCGACCAGCTCTTCCCGATCGTGCCGATCCAGCGGCTGCGCGAGGCGCCGGACCACCAGGCGACGCTGGTGGACATCACCTGCGACTCCGACGGCGAGATCGACAAGTTCATCGACATCAAGGACATCAAGGAGACGCTGCCGCTCCACGCGATCGAGGCCCACCAGGAGGAGCCGTACGACATCGCGTTCACGCTCCTCGGCGCCTACCAGGACGTCATGGGGGACATGCACAACCTCTTCGGGATGCCCGACGAGGTCCTCGTGACGGTCGGCGACGACGG
The bacterium genome window above contains:
- the speA gene encoding biosynthetic arginine decarboxylase, whose translation is MSRIPVEEALDTYNIALWGGGYFSINNEGELTVRPTRDPEREVALPKLVAEMRRRGLETPLLFRFPQIVANRVAELVGAFRGAMAEFGYEGAEYLPAFPMKVNQQREVVDALIQAGRDFKMGLEAGSRAELMAALALDVSPGALTVVNGYKDLETMRLAILGARCGRRVVIVIEKQFEIEPLLRAFEEAGPGPLPEVGFRVRLFARGAGKWWKSSGVTAKFGLTTEGLLEVVRRLADAGHLDRASMVHFHIGSQIPEIRRFKTAFREAARFYAKLRRLNVPVSILDVGGGLAVDYDGSKTASDASMNYSIAEYANDVVYAVKEVCAEEKVPLPSLVSESGRALVAYHSLLVANVLGRITSDAPPERLEASLNEPRVVSELRSIVRDINAKNYLEYYHDAGELREEMSTLFAIGMISLADRSMTEGLYWEVARRALAFARREKVPLEEFEELERALHEKYVVNFSVFQSTPDHWALDQLFPIVPIQRLREAPDHQATLVDITCDSDGEIDKFIDIKDIKETLPLHAIEAHQEEPYDIAFTLLGAYQDVMGDMHNLFGMPDEVLVTVGDDGEARVEKVVRGDTVTDVLRIFGYPHEELLGSVRAALMRRVALDELSE